The Elgaria multicarinata webbii isolate HBS135686 ecotype San Diego chromosome 15, rElgMul1.1.pri, whole genome shotgun sequence sequence AGGTAAAGGATGTGGTTAGGAAGCCAGCAGAAGGCGAACAAGCCAACTAAGACCAGCACAGTTTTGGCAACTCTCTTACGGGATTCAATCTGCagaaaaaataaatgcatgtgcaagtagtatttttttaaaaatgcctgtaTATGATTCTTAAAAGGAAATAAACCAAAGTCAACATAGCAGCAAAGGACTGACTGTAGTAAATTGTCTATGGATAGGAGCTATAGGTGATGTGTTGCAGGAAACAAAATGAACTCGCTGTGCTGTAATTCTATTTATTTGCTCACAAAAGAAGTAAGATAACATTAAATAAGATATAATTGTTAAAACAAGGTTCAGACAAACACTGTAAACAATTCATCAAACAAATTTTGCTCATTGGTGATACTTCTACAAAAAGACATCtatgccggatctacactactgctttaaagtgctttataacagttataaagtgctttaactgctttaaagcgctataaaactgttataaagcgctttaaagcaatagtgtagatccagccctagaATTACTAAACTAACGATTTTGAAAAATGATGGAATCTCCTGTACTATAACTATTAACAGTGTCAAGTATGGTTTCTATAAATATGAATGACTCACTGAGCAGATCTTCTCTTTGGGTTTTATCCTGGAATACTAGGGTCAGcacatagttttttaaaaacatattaaatcacAAATAAAGAGGGTAACTGCAACTATTACAATCTAAGGTTACTGTAAATGTGAGCTGCCAGTTACACAGAAGTGTTCTTAAATTCATGCAGTATTTTACAGACTTTAACTGCAGTCCATCAATTGTCAATATTTGATGAGCCAGCATGCCAACCTATATTTACGGCATATTTACGATGCAATTCTATTCCCACTTGTGTGGATAAGACCAATAGAATGCAATGGGTTTTACATCtgggtaggcatgtataggattgcactgttagactcCCTATTCTAAATGGCGTGTTGTCCCTTTTGAAAAATAGCCATGTAGCTTAACTTAGTTTTAAAGGCCAGTTGTGGTCATATGGTGAcatacaccaggcaggatataacactctgaaaacggtttgaaaactgtatacagagtgtgtcctgggccccaacagttgtcaataacattataaactgttttaaagcagtagtgtagatcctgccttggtgtaAGACCTGTAGCCCAGCAGTTgagcacaatcctttgcaagCAGAAAGGTTCAACCCCTGGATTCTCCAGTCAAAAGGATTCAAGATATCATGGATAATAAGTACCACTGGGCTACAGGATTCCATTTGGGTTCTCGGTACGCCACAATCTCATATTTTCATATGAGCATGACTAGGCTTGAAAAGAAAAGTTCTTCCAGTCAGCCTCTGGAAAACATCTGTTGCTTTGCTTTCTGCACCTTATCAGCACAGAAGCACAACTGGGTGTAGCCTCTCCTTGATAACTTGGGTGTTTATTAACGCTACTGAGTAAAAAAGGTCTTGACTGATGTAGACGGTAGAGGAAAACAGTGTTCCCCATCCAAGAGCAGAAAGCTGACTTTTGCTCACGTTGCAGCAGATTTGAGGTTCACTGAGGACTAGCAGTTAACAACTATTGTAATCCAGTACAAAACGGCTCTCAATAGCACTGTTAATTAATGATGAATGATTGAGCAGCCTCTAATAGTGAAAATGGTACTATCCAGATGCATGGCTCTGTCATGTATTGACATGGCCCTCAATCAAACTGATTCATTAGGCTGATATATATGGTCAGAAAAAGGCTCCTGGGACAGGACACGCACTAGAGCTTTACCTACCTGCTTGCGAGCATGGCCGTGTTCTTCTGCCGGCATGTTGGATGTACTTTTGTACAGTGTTTTGGCGATAAGAAAATAGTAGATCGATATAATAGCTAGTGGTACGATGTAGAATATCAAGAAGCAAACCAGGGAATGAACCTCCTGAAGGATTCTCTCAGACACTGGGTAAGGCGCACAGGTTTCAAATGAGCCATTTTTCTCGGGAAGCTGGAAGGCGTATAGATCCGAGGACACAGCTTCTGGAACAGCTAATAACATGGAGATGATCCAAACACAAGCCACCTTAGCACAGGTCTTCAGGACTGCATCAGCCCTTTGCAAATCCAAGGGTTTAACAATCGCCTTGTATCTAAGGGTCACAATTAAGGTCAAAGTATTAGAAGGCTAAAAGTGATTAACACTATGCAAAAGAACAGGAAGACAACGTCCCTCTTCCCCTGGTCTTAATAACTCTCTCCCTGACATTTTAatattctgctgccccttacgcctggaacgctcttccagaacatttgagaactacaagttcaaccgcagcttttaaagctcaactaaaaacttttctttttcctaaagcctttaaaacttgatgttgtgcagacttctactgttactttctactgttagttttaccctaccctgtgcctgcttaccctaccctgtacctgtttgcattctcttcccctccttattgttttactatgattttattagattgtaagcctatgcggcagggtcttgctatttactgttttactctgtacagcaccatgtacattgatggtgctatataaataaattattattattattattattattattattattattattattattattattctttgtgCACCATCAAACTCCAGAATTCTTGTTTTGGCCTCTAAATCATCAAAGTAACAAATGCTTATCTTTTGTATGCTAGCGTACaatagaaataaattaaattcaaCGTTGGCCGGGTTTGTTGGCCTCAGTCTGTTAAACAGAAGATGCTTTGGTGTTGGAGATTAAAGCTTTTGATTTGGGCTTCGCGAACACCAGAAAACTGGCTGCAAAATGCTTTCCATCATTTTTACACTTTCATTTTTGAGCCTCATGCATTGCTTTACTGCACCACTAGGTAgcaacaaaatacaatatagctTATAGCTAGCAATCTCCTTGCCTTTAGGCAATTGGGTTgcgattgttgtttttaacccttttaaaatgaaaaaataatatgTTGTTCTTCCAGATACTAACCGTTAACTCTAATAATTTTGGACCTGTTTCAAGTAGCCCACACTAAGAATTCTGCCACATTCAGCTGCACAAATCTGAGATAACACCAGAAATATCTAAGAGCTGTTAAAAACATGCCACTATTAATGTTCCTGTAAAGGAGGTTTAATTCAAGCACAGTAATCTAAATTTATGGGAAAGACAAAGCTTTCAAATCATGGAAACACACATTGGTCAGAGTTTTTGCATCCATTCCAGTTCAAAGGGCATCCATAATATGAAAGGTCTGGAGATCAGGAGTGGAACAAAAGTGTCTGGATTTGGCCATTGACAGAGTTCAGGATACTGGACTGAATGGCCCAATCCAGCTCAGGTAAGTTCTGTTGCATACAGCGTCCTATGGATAAGCAACTCTTGATCAGTTAAAATTCCTTCACACTCACCTGTCAGCACTGAGCACGGTTAAAGTGAAGACCGACACTCCGACAGACGTCCGCTGAATAAATGACAATAGCTTGCAACCCACCCTTCCAAACAGCCAGGTATCCACAATATAACAAGCAGCATCAACCGGCACACAGGTTAACAGAAGGAGCAAATCGCCAAAAGCCAGGCTGGTGATGAAAATGTTTGGGACAGTCTGCATTGATTTGATCTTGAAGAAGACTTTAATGAGGATCACATTTCCAAGAAGACCCACCGAAATGATCGTGGCGTATGTAACGTAGATGGTGCAGAGTATCCCCCAACCAACTGAAGCATCTTCAGAACCTCTTTCCGGTG is a genomic window containing:
- the BRS3 gene encoding bombesin receptor subtype-3, encoding MDVMLDKFANASEQVAPLLGNQTAPERGSEDASVGWGILCTIYVTYATIISVGLLGNVILIKVFFKIKSMQTVPNIFITSLAFGDLLLLLTCVPVDAACYIVDTWLFGRVGCKLLSFIQRTSVGVSVFTLTVLSADRYKAIVKPLDLQRADAVLKTCAKVACVWIISMLLAVPEAVSSDLYAFQLPEKNGSFETCAPYPVSERILQEVHSLVCFLIFYIVPLAIISIYYFLIAKTLYKSTSNMPAEEHGHARKQIESRKRVAKTVLVLVGLFAFCWLPNHILYLYRSFTYHASVDTSAFHLLATIFSRALAFSNSCVNPFALYWLSKSFRQHFKKEVQCCKTKIPARRSSITQNYTPSRAMSVTGSEISVTLLTDYSITKEEESV